In Bubalus bubalis isolate 160015118507 breed Murrah chromosome 3, NDDB_SH_1, whole genome shotgun sequence, a genomic segment contains:
- the LOC102394952 gene encoding myosin phosphatase Rho-interacting protein isoform X5 — translation MSAAKENPCRKFQANIFNKSKCQNCFKPRESHLLNDEDLTQAKPIYGGWLLLAPDGTDFDNPVHRSRKWQRRFFILYEHGLLRYALDEMPTTLPQGTINMNQCTDVVDGEGRTGQKFSLCILTPEKEHFIRAETKEIISGWLEMLTVYPRTNKQNQKKKRKVEPPTPQEPGPAKMAVTSSSSSIPSAEKVPTTKSTLWQEEMRAKDQPDGSSPSPAQSPSQGQPPAASTLREPGLEGRDARRTRGGSRPSTSLVPRLPEESTTSGDRVDCGRKVRVESGYFSLEKTKQDVKAEEQQLPPPLSPPSPGAPTNSSFNSLDVASHPPAHVDSGSAGGRGAERPGRAYAFKASRQYATLADVPKAIRISHREAFQVERRRLERRTRARSPGREEVARLFGNERRRSQVIEKFEALDTEKAEHMETNLSTGPSASSDTRQGRSEKRAFPRKRDLPSEAPLPDASASPLSPHRRAKSLDRRSTESSLTPDLLNFKKGWLTKQYEDGQWKKHWFVLADQSLRFYRDSVAEEAADLDGEIDLSTCCDVTEYPVQRNYGFQIHTKEGAFTLSAMTSGIRRNWIQTIMKHVHPTSAPDVTSSLPQVKARSSSPSETRPLEKQDGELGEPDPEQRRSRARERRREGRSKTFDWAEFRPIQQALAQERAGGPRAEAEPGELERERARRREERRKRFGTPDVEGPSADDAALRMEVDRGMGPPTAAELRTQNVHVEIEQRWHQVETTPLREEKQVPIAPLHLSSEDGSDRLSTPELTSLLEKELEQSQKEASDLLEQNRLLQDQLRVALGREQSAREGYVLQTEVATSPSGTWQRLHRVNQDLHGELEAQCQRQELITRQIQALKRSYGEAKDAIRHHEAEIRSLQVRLGNAAAELALKEQALAKLQGELKLEKDKVREQLEEWQQSEAALSAQLRTSERKLQSAEALLLGRTQELRDLERQQALQRDRHKEVQQLQERIADLSQQLGASERAQRLMEEKLQRNYELLLGSCEREKQELLRSLAEAEDRARAFEGRLQEHEHRVEALQEEKLSPRSEGSEAVQRLEEQLEMKEASIQKLAEHVQSLRDERDLTQQRFQELLGRVTLSDGDVAALQEKLRGREADYQSLEHSFRRVAGQLQGAHTRLQEKEEELRRLQDAHEKALEREGRGLQQAVLGPSTLGSSVDEADGKLQAEGEIEQRVATESLEDAEDSLTCVGLQCQTAGMPLGLPCSGLEDVAPGEEELGDSSPSRDESTVPLRSEVSSKPDQGAPGIKRQRIRFSTIQCQKYTHPDGCEKTGASSVSSDTSQERSPSEESMSSEATPSSLPMPSDPDAYLSIIHSLETKLYVTEEKLKGVTARLESQQGQSQEALLVLHQQWASTEARLCEQLRASLLQVTALAAQLEQERQARAEVVESHVGELSDFQVKNSQALACLESCREQLQSLPGDAGAGPLAGLESLLVGAVQALRPQPASTGETGFLEEEKEPSQQLPHMLTLSEQEQLQLLSEQIALEAALIDQIADSLRNTTLDVSQVFLEISQSDRWRLESESAVVCPGAPADAWAKKVLVDGEFWSQVESLSRHLETLGGEAASALGGRQPGAQPAPAPALADATWVRAELSLAACSMRESLHRRLRSVQETLQGTQAALQQHKCMLQEVLGAYRTPAFERVMQQVSEALQLPLGTRDGDQVSWAGHPPVEAPSHQDPAGSLACPLSSQSSGVLAAIQEELALQLKDKATCERGFAAMEETHQKKIEDLQRQHQRELEKLREEKDRLLAEETAATISAIEAMKNAHREEMERELEKSQRSQISSVNADVEALRRQYLEELQSVQRELEVLSEQYSQKCLENAHLAQALEAERQALRQCQRENQELNAHNQELNNRLAAEISRLRTLLTGDAGGEAAGSPLTQGKDAYELEVLLRVKESEIQYLKQEISSLKDELQTALRDKKYASDKYKDIYTELSIVRAKADCDVSRLKEQLKAATEALGEKSPENPPVSGYDIMKSKSNPDFLKTDRSCVGRQLRGLRSKSLKEGLTVQDRLKLFESRDLERD, via the exons GTGGCTGGAGATGCTCACAGTCTATCCCAGGACCAATAAGCAGAACCAGAAGAAGAAGCGGAAGGTGGAGCCCCCCACACCACAG GAGCCAGGGCCGGCCAAGATGGCtgtcaccagcagcagcagcagcatccccagTGCTGAGAAAGTCCCCACCACCAAGTCCACACTCTGGCAGGAAGAAATGAGGGCCAAGGACCAGCCAGATGGGAGCAGCCCGAGTCCAGCTCAGAGTCCCAGCCAGGGCCAGCCTCCTGCGGCCAGCACCCTGAGGGAGCCAGGGCTTGAGGGCAGAGATG CTCGTAGAACCAGAGGTGGCAGCAGGCCGAGCACGTCTCTTGTCCCTCGTCTTCCAGAGGAGAGCACCACAAGTGGTGACCGCGTGGACTGTGGCCGCAAAGTCCGGGTGGAGAGCGGCTACTTCTCCCTGGAGAAAACCAAGCAGGACGTGAAGGCCGAGGAGCAACAGCTGCCCCCACCGCTCTCCCCGCCCAGCCCGGGCGCCCCCACCAACAG CTCCTTCAACTCCTTGGATGTGGCCAGCCATCCCCCTGCCCATGTGGACTCCGGCAgtgctggggggcggggagcagaGAGACCGGGGCGTGCCTATGCCTTTAAAGCCAGCAGGCAGTATGCCACCCTGGCCGACGTCCCTAAGGCCATCAGGATCAGCCACAGAGAAGCCTTCCAGGTGGAGAGAAGGCGACTGGAGCGCAGGACTCGGGCCCGGAGCCCTGGCAGGGAAGAGGTGGCCCGTCTGTTTGGCAACGAGCGGAG GAGGTCCCAGGTAATAGAGAAGTTTGAGGCCCTGGACACAGAGAAGGCAGAGCACATGGAGACCAACTTGTCCACCGGGCCCTCAGCCTCAAGTGACACTCGACAAGGCCGCAGCGAGAAGAGGGCGTTCCCTAGGAAGCGG GACCTCCCCAGCGAAGCTCCTCTCCCAGACGCCTCGGCCTCCCCCCTGTCTCCACACCGAAGAGCCAAGTCACTGGACAGGAGGTCCACGGAGTCCTCCCTGACG CCCGACCTGCTGAATTTCAAAAAAGGCTGGCTGACCAAGCAGTATGAGGATGGCCAG TGGAAGAAGCACTGGTTTGTCCTTGCTGATCAAAGCCTGAGGTTCTACAGGGACTCGGTGGCTGAAGAG GCCGCCGACTTGGATGGGGAAATTGACTTGTCTACGTGCTGCGATGTCACAGAGTACCCAGTGCAGAGAAACTATGGCTTCCAGATCCAC ACAAAGGAAGGCGCCTTCACCCTCTCTGCCATGACATCCGGAATCCGGAGGAACTGGATCCAGACCATCATGAAGCATGTCCACCCGACCTCTGCCCCGGATGTGACGAG CTCGCTGCCGCAGGTGAAGGCCCGGAGCAGCTCCCCCTCAGAGACGAGGCCGCTGGAGAAGCAGGACGGGGAGCTTGGGGAGCCCGACCCTGAGCAGAGGAGGAGCCGTGCGCGTGAGCGCAGGCGCGAGGGCCGCTCCAAGACCTTCGACTGGGCCGAGTTCCGCCCTATCCAGCAGGCCTTGGCCCAGGAGAGGGCCGGTGGCCCTCGGGCCGAGGCGGAGCCCGGGGAGCTGGAGCGGGAGCGCGCACGTCGGCGGGAGGAGCGGCGCAAGCGCTTTGGGACGCCTGACGTGGAGGGGCCCAGTGCAGACGATGCGGCCCTGCGCATGGAGGTTGACCGGGGCATGGGGCCGCCTACAGCTGCGGAGCTCAGGACCCAAAATGTGCATGTGGAGATCGAGCAGCGCTGGCATCAGGTGGAGACCACCCCCCTccgggaggagaagcaggtgccCATCGCCCCCCTGCACCTGTCCTCTGAAGACGGCAGCGACCGACTCTCCACACCCGAGCTGACCTCGCTGCTGGAGAAGGAG TTGGAGCAGAGCCAGAAGGAGGCCTCAGACCTTCTGGAACAGAACCGACTGCTGCAGGACCAGCTGAGGGTGGCTCTGGGCCGGGAGCAGAGCGCCCGGGAGGGCTATGTGCTGCAG ACCGAAGTGGCCACCTCCCCGTCCGGCACCTGGCAGAGGCTCCACAGAGTCAACCAGGATCTGCACGGCGAGCTGGAGGCCCAGTGCCAGCGCCAGGAGCTCATCACACGGCAGATTCAGGCCCTGAAGCGCAGCTACGGGGAGGCCAAGGATGCGATCCGGCATCACGAGGCCGAGATTCGGAGCCTCCAGGTGCGGCTGGGCAACGCTGCCGCCGAGCTTGCCCTCAAGGAGCAGGCGCTGGCCAAGCTCCAGGGCGAGCTGAAGCTGGAGAAGGACAAGGTGCGCGAGCAGCTGGAGGAGTGGCAGCAGAGCGAGGCCGCGCTCAGCGCCCAGCTGCGCACCAGCGAGCGAAAGCTCCAGAGCGCAGAGGCCCTGCTGCTGGGGAGGACTCAGGAGCTGCGGGACCTGGAACGGCAGCAGGCGCTGCAGCGGGACCGGCACAAGGAGGTACAGCAGTTGCAGGAGCGCATCGCCGACCTCAGCCAGCAGCTGGGCGCCAGCGAGCGGGCCCAGAGGCTGATGGAGGAGAAACTGCAGAGGAACTATGAGCTGCTGCTGGGGAGCTGCGAGCGGGAGAAGCAGGAGCTACTGCGGAGCCTGGCGGAAGCAGAGGACAGGGCCCGCGCCTTCGAGGGGCGGCTGCAGGAGCACGAGCACCGGGTGGAGGCGCTGCAGGAGGAGAAGCTGAGCCCCAGGTCCGAGGGCAGCGAGGCGGTGCAGCGGCTGGAGGAGCAGCTGGAGATGAAGGAGGCCAGCATCCAGAAGCTTGCCGAGCATGTGCAGAGCCTGCGCGATGAGCGCGACCTGACGCAACAGCGCTTCCAAGAGCTGCTGGGCCGTGTCACCCTGTCCGATGGGGATGTAGCTGCGCTGCAGGAGAAGCTGAGGGGAAGGGAGGCTGACTACCAGAGCCTGGAGCACTCCTTCAGGAGGGTGGCCGGCCAGCTCCAGGGCGCGCACACGCGGCTccaagagaaggaggaggagctgcGGCGCCTGCAGGACGCACACGAGAAGGCGCTGgagagggaggggcggggcctgcagCAGGCTGTGCTGGGGCCATCCACCCTGGGGAGCAGCGTAGATGAGGCAGACGGGaagctccaggcagagggagagaTCGAACAGCGAGTGGCCACAGAGTCTTTGGAGGATGCCGAGGACAGCCTTACTTGTGTGGGCCTTCAGTGCCAGACTGCCGGCATGCCTCTGGGCCTGCCCTGCTCGGGGCTGGAGGACGTGGCCCCAGgagaggaggagctgggggacAGCAGCCCCAGCAGAGACGAGAGCACGGTGCCCCTGAGGTCGGAAGTGTCCTCAAAACCTGACCAGGGGGCACCTGGCATTAAGAGGCAAAGAATCCGATTCTCCACGATCCAGTGTCAGAAGTACACCCACCCTGACGGGTGCGAGAAGACCGGAGCCAGCAGTGTGTCCTCAGACACCAGTCAGGAGCGCTCACCCTCGGAGGAAAGTATGTCATCGGAGGCTACCCCCAGCTCACTCCCCATGCCCAGTGACCCGGACGCTTACCTGTCCATCATCCACTCCCTGGAGACCAAGCTCTACGTCACCGAGGAGAAGCTCAAAGGCGTGACAGCAAGGCTGGAGAGCCAGCAGGGCCAGAGCCAGGAAGCGCTGCTTGTGCTACACCAGCAGTGGGCTAGCACCGAGGCGCGGCTCTGCGAGCAGCTCCGAGCCAGCCTGCTCCAGGTCACCGCGCTGGCCGCCCAGCTGGAGCAGGAGAGACAGGCCAGGGCGGAGGTGGTCGAGAGCCATGTCGGGGAGCTCAGCGACTTCCAGGTGAAAAACAGCCAGGCCCTGGCTTGCCTGGAGAGCTGTCGAGAACAGCTGCAGTCCCTGCCAGGGGACGCAGGAGCGGGGCCCTTGGCTGGTCTGGAGAGCCTGCTTGTGGGTGCTGTCCAGGCCCTGCGTCCCCAGCCAGCTTCCACGGGGGAAacaggcttcttggaggaggagaaggagccatCCCAGCAGCTGCCACACATGCTGACGCTGAGCGAGCAGGAGCAGCTGCAGCTTCTCTCTGAGCAGATAGCTCTGGAAGCCGCCCTCATAGACCAGATTGCAGACTCGCTACGGAACACAACGTTGGACGTGTCGCAAGTCTTCCTGGAGATCTCTCAGTCAGATCGGTGGCGGCTGGAGTCTGAAAGTGCTGTGGTCTGTCCGGGGGCCCCAGCAGATGCCTGGGCCAAGAAGGTGCTGGTGGATGGAGAGTTCTGGAGCCAGGTCGAGTCCCTGAGCCGGCACCTGGAGACACTGGGCGGAGAGGCAGCCAGCGCCTTGGGAGGCAGGCAGCCGGGTGCccagccagccccagcccctgccctggctGACGCCACATGGGTCAGGGCTGAGCTCAGTCTCGCCGCGTGCTCGATGAGGGAGTCCCTGCACCGCAGGCTCCGGAGCGTCCAGGAGACCCTCCAGGGGACACAGGCGGCCCTGCAGCAGCACAAGTGCATGCTGCAGGAGGTCCTGGGGGCCTACCGGACCCCTGCCTTTGAGAGGGTGATGCAGCAGGTCTCGGAAGCCCTGCAGCTTCCACTGGGCACCAGAGACGGTGACCAGGTGTCCTGGGCCGGGCACCCGCCGGTAGAAGCACCAAGTCATCAGGACCCAGCCGGCTCCCTGGCTTGTCCCTTGTCCAGCCAGAGTTCTGGAGTCTTAGCTGCTATTCAGGAGGAGCTTGCCCTGCAGCTGAAAGATAAG GCCACGTGCGAGCGGGGGTTTGCAGCCATGGAAGAGACGCACCAGAAGAAGATCGAGGACCTGCAGAGGCAGCACCAGCGGGAGCTGGAGAAACTGCGAGAGGAGAAGGACCGCCTCCTGGCTGAGGAGACTGCAGCCACCATCTCAG CTATCGAAGCCATGAAGAACGCCCACCGTGAGGAGATGGAGCGGGAGCTGGAGAAGAGCCAGCGGTCCCAGATCAGCAGCGTCAACGCAGACGTCGAGGCCCTGCGGCGACAGTACCT GGAGGAGCTGCAGTCCGTGCAGCGTGAGCTGGAGGTCCTCTCAGAGCAGTACTCGCAGAAGTGCCTGGAGAACGCCCACCTGGCCCAGGCTCTGGAGGCCGAGCGGCAGGCCCTACGGCAGTGCCAGCGCGAGAACCAGGAGCTCAACGCCCACAACCAG GAGCTGAACAACCGCCTGGCTGCAGAAATCTCACGGCTACGGACACTGCTGACTGGGGACGCCGGTGGCGAGGCCGCTGGTTCGCCCCTCACACAGGGCAAGGACGCCTACGAGTTAGAG GTCTTGTTAAGGGTCAAGGAATCAGAAATTCAGTACCTGAAACAGGAGATCAGCTCCCTCAAGGACGAGTTACAGACAGCTTTGCGG GATAAGAAGTACGCCAGTGACAAGTACAAAGATATCTACACAGAACTCAGCATTGTGAGGGCGAAGGCCGACTGTGACGTCAGCAGGTTGAAGGAGCAGCTGAAAGCCGCCACGGAAGCACTGGGTGAGAAGTCCCCGGAGAACCCACCTGTGTCCGGATACG ACATCATGAAGTCCAAGAGCAACCCTGATTTCCtgaagacagacaggtcatgtgTCGGCCGGCAGCTCAGAGGCCTCAGGTCCAAG AGTCTGAAAGAAGGCCTGACGGTGCAAGATCGCCTGAAGCTCTTTGAGTCCCGGGACCTGGAGCGCGACTAG